The genomic DNA TCGAGAAACTCCGAAGCAATAAATTGTTCAGAGTGAAAAACAAAATCATTTAGGTATCTAGAACGGTGAAACTCAAAGTTGAGTGCCTCTCTAAATCCCTTATCTAAATCCGCCAAATAAGGGTAATACCCGAGTTCATTGAGTAGAGACATTAAAATACTCGTCATTTCTTCGCTGAGCTGATCCTTATTTTCTAATAGATATAAACACAATTGTCGCACATCCTTTTTGCCAGAATCTGAGTGCATACTTCTGCCAGCCTCTTTCAAAGCAGCAAAAACATTCTGGTTGTCAAATTTTCCGTTCAATAGGTCGAATAACCGATTCATTTCTAAATACTCTGCATGTGTTTTAGTTTTTTATGTAGTGTATTCACAAGCTGTTCTTTCTTATGCAATGGCACAAGAATCAAAATTATGTCGATTTCTTTAGGTAGGTCCTTCCCAAAAAAAGTAGATTTGTGTCCCTCTACTTCTTTTTTAACTGCCTCTATATATGCTTCGTCTTCTGTATTGTGAGCATCCACTGTTGGACTTTCATAAGTTAAAAGGACAGGAACCTTAAGAGAGGTGAATATTTTGTCTAGTGATGTATTGGCATCTACTAACGAGGACAATGTGTCGTAATGTTCCCATTGCTCATCAAGCTTTCTTTGAATAAATAAAAACTCATTTTTTAGGAAATTTGAATTAAAGTGATCGCAAAGCTCACTACTTACATCTCGTATTGCAGAAGAAATATCTTTATAAAATTTAGTTTCTCCCAGCCAAAGATGTAAAGCATCTTCCTCTACTGTTACATGAACGGCATCAAATCCCTTGATGGTGTTATTTGCTGAATCCTTATAGTAGACCTTAGAAAGTGCTGGAATGCTTTTGTAGTAGTCTCTTATTACAAGATGTAGTAAAAGCTCTCCGAACTCACCTCTTCGACTAAACTTGTCTGTTTGATAAATCGTTCTTGCGGCACTGCGAATCCGCTCCACTACATTTTGTGGATCTATCTTTGAAAGCTCACAGTAACTCAGTGCAAACTCAGGAATGGCATTGATCATTAGTTCGGCTAGTCGGTCATTCCGAAATAATCCTTGCTCGTAACCAGTACTTAGTCCGAGTAAATCATCGTAACATACAATATCTGTAAAAAACTCGGTGCTTCCAAATGTGTTAGTATATACTTTCAACTATAACTCCTTACCCTTCAAATTCCGGGGACGTGTACCGAAATCAAAATAAATTCTGGGGACAGTTAACTTAATTAGTACTGTATAGATGAAATATTTACAGCAACTATCTCAAGAACTTAAATGCAAGTTTATATAATTATGCATTTATCTACATTTAATGTACAAATTCCTAGTAAATAATGACACAATAGTCTGTGTTGTCCTTGTTGTGCCATTATGGATTTATCAGGTTTATTCCAGATTATAACCCATTTATTGTTACTTTGACTAATAAGTGGTTTGTTTTGTATCAGTGCGAATAAAATATTTAAATTAGCTAAAATA from bacterium includes the following:
- a CDS encoding DUF1837 domain-containing protein, with amino-acid sequence MINAIPEFALSYCELSKIDPQNVVERIRSAARTIYQTDKFSRRGEFGELLLHLVIRDYYKSIPALSKVYYKDSANNTIKGFDAVHVTVEEDALHLWLGETKFYKDISSAIRDVSSELCDHFNSNFLKNEFLFIQRKLDEQWEHYDTLSSLVDANTSLDKIFTSLKVPVLLTYESPTVDAHNTEDEAYIEAVKKEVEGHKSTFFGKDLPKEIDIILILVPLHKKEQLVNTLHKKLKHMQSI